Proteins encoded within one genomic window of Candidatus Binatia bacterium:
- the ilvE gene encoding branched chain amino acid aminotransferase, which translates to MNGRVVPGSRASVSAFDRGFLYADGLFETLRSYRGEPFGLDDHLDRLDRSCQVLGIRLPRTDWPGRIRKLLARNRLLRVDARVRITVTRGPAPLGLPPPAGQAPTTVVHAVPIDPTIPRAQERGGRAVLLPYTRNGFLAEHKTLDYLPAILAQPIIRRHRAIEGLYVNEKKHVTEATTANFFVVWRGRLVTPPLESILAGIVRERVLELGRAAGLQVFERPVPVDKLGEVEEAFLTSSVVEVLPIVRIDERPVGSGKVGPVTRQMQTLYRELVKTRLASATGRG; encoded by the coding sequence GTGAACGGACGGGTGGTCCCGGGCAGCCGCGCCTCGGTGAGCGCCTTTGACCGGGGTTTCCTCTATGCCGACGGTCTCTTCGAAACCCTGCGGAGCTACCGTGGCGAGCCGTTCGGTCTCGACGACCACCTCGACCGCCTCGACCGCTCGTGTCAGGTGCTCGGCATCCGGCTACCGCGTACCGACTGGCCGGGCCGCATCCGAAAGCTTCTCGCCAGAAACCGCCTCCTGCGTGTCGACGCGCGCGTGCGGATCACCGTGACGCGGGGCCCCGCACCGCTCGGCCTGCCTCCCCCCGCGGGACAGGCCCCCACGACCGTCGTCCACGCGGTGCCGATCGACCCCACGATCCCGCGCGCCCAGGAACGAGGAGGACGGGCGGTTCTTCTCCCGTACACCCGGAACGGTTTTCTCGCCGAACACAAGACTCTCGACTACCTTCCGGCGATCCTGGCTCAGCCGATCATCCGGCGGCACCGAGCCATCGAGGGTCTTTACGTGAACGAGAAAAAACACGTGACCGAGGCCACCACGGCGAATTTCTTCGTCGTCTGGCGGGGACGCCTCGTAACCCCGCCTCTCGAGTCCATCCTGGCCGGTATCGTGCGCGAACGAGTCCTCGAGCTCGGGCGAGCCGCGGGGCTCCAAGTCTTCGAGCGCCCCGTCCCGGTGGACAAGCTCGGGGAAGTGGAAGAAGCTTTCCTCACGTCGAGCGTCGTCGAAGTGCTGCCGATCGTGCGCATCGACGAGCGCCCGGTCGGCTCCGGGAAAGTGGGGCCGGTGACCCGGCAAATGCAAACCCTCTACCGGGAACTCGTAAAGACGAGGCTCGCTTCCGCTACCGGTCGGGGCTGA
- a CDS encoding UPF0235 protein, translated as MDNRGKIEVRVVPGAPRDEIVGWVDGALKVRVAAPPEKGAANRALERLLSRELGLPAARVRIVAGGSSRRKLVEVEGLAADEIRARIGAVDSRGRKKREFRP; from the coding sequence TTGGACAACCGAGGAAAGATCGAGGTGCGGGTCGTTCCCGGTGCACCGCGGGACGAGATCGTCGGCTGGGTCGACGGTGCGCTCAAGGTCCGAGTGGCCGCGCCGCCGGAGAAGGGGGCGGCGAACCGCGCACTCGAGCGACTTCTGTCCCGGGAACTCGGCCTTCCCGCCGCGCGGGTGCGTATCGTGGCGGGCGGAAGTTCGCGGAGAAAACTCGTCGAAGTGGAAGGACTCGCGGCGGACGAAATCCGGGCGAGAATCGGAGCCGTGGACTCTCGGGGCCGAAAGAAGCGAGAGTTCCGCCCATGA
- the mtnA gene encoding methylthioribose-1-phosphate isomerase, whose amino-acid sequence MIDQRLLPRREVYRVLRTYEQVARAIETMVVRGAPAIGVSAAFGIALGARKAADPTSRSTFERMCRRLAATRPTAVNLFWAIARMRRAFESSRARGPEAVREALLREALAIQEEDIAANLAIGRHGAPLLPRTGLVLTHCNAGALATAGYGTALGVIRTAYERHPTFEVVVTETRPFLQGARLTAWELRKDRIPTTLVVDSAAGLLMRQGRIRCVIVGTDRTAANGDVANKIGTYTLAVLAREHGIPFYVAAPLSSVDFECETGRDIPIEERDPQEVTRFADRPVAPDGIRVENPAFDVTPHELVTAIVTERGVARPPFRTSLRRLLRAERERPRLRARAGAR is encoded by the coding sequence ATGATCGACCAGAGGCTGCTCCCCCGTCGCGAAGTGTACCGCGTCCTGCGCACGTACGAGCAAGTCGCCCGCGCCATCGAAACCATGGTGGTCCGAGGGGCGCCCGCGATCGGCGTGAGCGCCGCCTTCGGCATCGCACTCGGCGCGAGAAAAGCGGCCGACCCTACGTCGAGGAGCACGTTCGAGCGAATGTGCCGCCGCCTCGCCGCGACCCGCCCCACGGCGGTCAATCTCTTCTGGGCGATCGCGAGGATGAGGCGCGCGTTCGAGAGCTCCCGCGCGCGCGGCCCGGAGGCCGTGCGCGAGGCTCTCCTGCGGGAGGCCCTCGCCATCCAGGAGGAGGACATCGCGGCGAACCTCGCCATCGGGCGCCACGGGGCGCCCTTGCTCCCCCGCACCGGTCTGGTGCTCACGCACTGCAACGCCGGTGCCCTCGCGACCGCGGGCTACGGTACGGCCCTCGGCGTCATCCGGACGGCGTACGAACGCCACCCCACCTTCGAAGTCGTCGTGACGGAAACCCGACCCTTCCTGCAAGGAGCGAGGCTCACGGCGTGGGAGCTACGGAAGGACCGGATCCCCACGACGCTCGTGGTCGACAGCGCCGCGGGGCTGCTGATGCGGCAGGGCAGGATCCGCTGCGTCATCGTGGGCACCGACCGCACGGCCGCGAACGGCGACGTGGCCAACAAGATCGGGACGTACACGCTCGCCGTTCTCGCCCGCGAGCACGGAATTCCGTTCTACGTGGCGGCACCGCTTTCCTCGGTCGACTTCGAGTGCGAGACCGGCCGGGACATCCCGATCGAAGAACGAGACCCGCAGGAAGTGACCCGCTTTGCCGACCGTCCCGTGGCCCCGGACGGAATCCGGGTCGAGAATCCCGCCTTCGACGTGACGCCGCACGAGCTCGTCACGGCCATCGTGACCGAGCGCGGCGTGGCCCGGCCCCCGTTTCGCACTTCGCTGCGCCGCCTGCTCCGGGCGGAGCGGGAACGCCCCCGGTTGCGAGCTCGCGCGGGCGCGCGTTAA
- the vapc33 gene encoding ribonuclease VapC translates to MVVPDVNLLVYAHNAGAPWHARARSWWEDLVNEDVPVGMPWAVTFGFLRVVTHPAVLTSPLRPLQALEIVSGWFEFPNVQPLEPGPRHLAIVRRLFEATQVAGRLVTDTHLAALAIEHGCELHSNDNDFERFPGLRWRNPLGKK, encoded by the coding sequence ATGGTCGTGCCTGACGTGAACCTGCTCGTCTACGCCCACAACGCAGGAGCCCCCTGGCACGCCCGGGCCCGCTCCTGGTGGGAAGACCTGGTGAACGAAGACGTCCCTGTCGGCATGCCGTGGGCCGTGACGTTCGGCTTCCTCCGCGTCGTGACGCATCCCGCCGTCCTGACCTCCCCGCTCCGCCCGCTGCAAGCCCTGGAGATCGTCTCGGGCTGGTTCGAGTTTCCCAACGTGCAACCTCTCGAGCCCGGCCCGCGACATCTCGCGATCGTACGCCGGCTCTTCGAGGCGACACAGGTCGCGGGGAGGCTCGTGACGGACACGCATCTCGCAGCCCTCGCCATCGAGCACGGTTGCGAGCTCCACTCGAACGACAACGACTTCGAGCGCTTTCCGGGCCTGCGCTGGCGGAACCCGCTCGGGAAAAAGTAA
- a CDS encoding patatin produces MPYRVLSIDGGGIRGLLAVVLLERLRAVSGFERLLDLADLVAGTSTGGLLALGLAYGLPLSEIRRLYVEKGPRIFDDSWLDDLVDLGRLRGAEYRTGPLRREVERLFGKTTLGELRKRVLVPAFDLDNENPDRRTWKPKLFHNFPGPNSDRDRLVAKVALYTTAAPTYFPSVDGFVDGGVYANNPSMCALAQTQDRRYRPTPALDDVVLWSLGTGTVLQYIRGKKLDWGYAQWARPLVNLMLDGTAGIADYQCFQILGARYHRLAPDFPPGRAVALDDTEQIPFLLRFGDAVDLRETIRWLERYWFSA; encoded by the coding sequence GTGCCCTACCGCGTGCTTTCCATCGACGGCGGCGGGATCCGCGGTCTTCTGGCCGTCGTTCTGCTGGAACGGCTTCGCGCCGTGTCCGGTTTCGAAAGGCTCCTCGACCTCGCCGACCTCGTCGCCGGAACCTCGACGGGCGGCCTTCTCGCCTTGGGGCTGGCGTACGGGCTCCCTCTCTCGGAAATCCGCCGCCTCTACGTCGAGAAAGGGCCGCGGATTTTCGACGATTCCTGGCTCGACGATCTCGTCGACCTCGGGCGGTTGCGCGGCGCGGAGTACAGGACCGGTCCCCTCCGCCGGGAGGTCGAAAGGCTCTTCGGCAAGACGACGCTCGGCGAGCTTCGAAAACGGGTCCTCGTCCCGGCCTTCGACCTCGACAACGAAAACCCGGACCGGAGAACCTGGAAGCCGAAGCTCTTCCATAATTTCCCCGGTCCCAACTCGGACCGCGACCGGCTGGTCGCGAAAGTGGCGCTCTACACGACGGCGGCCCCGACCTACTTCCCGTCGGTCGACGGGTTCGTCGACGGCGGCGTCTACGCGAACAACCCGAGCATGTGTGCCCTCGCCCAGACGCAAGACCGCCGCTACCGGCCGACCCCCGCACTCGACGACGTCGTGCTCTGGTCGCTCGGGACGGGAACCGTGCTGCAGTACATCCGTGGGAAGAAGCTCGACTGGGGTTACGCGCAGTGGGCGAGGCCACTCGTCAACCTCATGCTCGACGGAACGGCCGGGATCGCCGACTACCAGTGCTTCCAGATTCTCGGGGCGCGTTACCATCGACTCGCGCCGGATTTCCCTCCGGGCAGAGCCGTCGCCCTCGACGACACGGAGCAAATCCCGTTTCTCCTCCGCTTCGGAGACGCCGTCGACCTCCGCGAAACGATCCGGTGGCTCGAGCGGTACTGGTTTTCGGCGTGA
- a CDS encoding hypothetical protein (possible pseudo, frameshifted): MPEGSAGARVARLVPGARVVSALKTLSAEHLQELAKPLEGDVFLCSDDPEAKAFVAEIVSRLVNLRPLDAGPLRLGAVVEGITALLLNLNRRYKAVTSVRILGLEHVTRSR; encoded by the coding sequence GTGCCCGAGGGCTCGGCGGGCGCGCGGGTCGCGCGGCTCGTGCCGGGCGCGCGGGTGGTGAGCGCGCTCAAGACGCTCAGCGCCGAACATTTGCAGGAACTCGCGAAGCCCCTGGAAGGGGACGTGTTTCTCTGCTCGGACGACCCCGAGGCGAAAGCCTTCGTCGCGGAGATCGTCTCCCGCCTGGTGAACCTTCGCCCGCTGGACGCCGGACCTTTGCGGCTCGGGGCGGTCGTCGAAGGGATCACGGCGCTTCTCTTGAACCTGAACCGCCGCTACAAGGCCGTCACTTCGGTGCGCATCCTGGGCCTCGAGCACGTGACCCGCTCGCGCTAG
- a CDS encoding PDZ domain-containing protein — protein MNAPVSLIRRLARVTVGIETRVRQSHPSAAILGAERSGTGTVVDPEGLVLTVNYVVVGAESIEVTLGSGHVYPARLVGQDFRTGIAVLRIEGIPVPCRYPSPRRSETCRPGEDVVVLASLGGEKRRANNGVITAIEPFDAYWEYRLERAIFTTAVNPGLGGAPLFDLRGNLLGIVALDLGQIGRFTLAIPIDAFLDARDELLAHGHRVSELPRAWVGLYCYTERDRVIVAGVLPGSPAEAAGLRPGDVILAVDEQEVGSRADLYRSLWKRRPGERVRFRVYRDRQVVSVEVAALSVEEFFA, from the coding sequence ATGAACGCGCCCGTCAGTCTCATCCGGCGCCTTGCCCGAGTCACGGTCGGAATCGAAACCCGAGTGCGCCAGAGTCACCCCTCGGCCGCCATCCTGGGGGCGGAGCGCTCCGGCACGGGAACCGTCGTCGACCCCGAGGGGCTCGTGTTGACCGTGAACTACGTCGTGGTCGGTGCGGAAAGCATCGAGGTCACGCTGGGAAGCGGCCACGTCTATCCGGCACGTCTCGTAGGGCAGGATTTTCGTACGGGGATCGCCGTGTTGCGGATCGAGGGGATCCCGGTTCCTTGCCGCTACCCTTCGCCCCGCAGGTCGGAAACGTGCCGTCCGGGCGAGGACGTCGTCGTGCTCGCGAGTCTGGGTGGCGAGAAGCGCAGGGCGAACAACGGCGTCATCACGGCCATCGAGCCCTTCGACGCCTACTGGGAGTACCGGCTCGAGCGGGCCATCTTCACGACGGCCGTCAACCCCGGGCTCGGCGGGGCGCCCCTTTTCGACCTCCGCGGCAACCTCCTCGGGATCGTGGCCCTCGACCTGGGACAGATCGGCCGCTTCACGCTCGCCATCCCGATCGACGCGTTCCTGGACGCCCGGGACGAGCTTCTGGCCCACGGCCACCGCGTGAGCGAGCTCCCCCGGGCGTGGGTCGGACTCTACTGTTACACGGAACGCGACCGCGTCATCGTGGCGGGGGTGCTCCCCGGCTCCCCGGCGGAAGCCGCCGGACTGCGCCCCGGAGACGTCATCCTCGCCGTGGACGAACAGGAAGTCGGGAGTCGGGCGGATCTCTACCGTTCGCTCTGGAAAAGACGGCCGGGCGAGCGGGTGAGGTTTCGGGTCTACCGGGACCGACAGGTCGTGTCCGTCGAGGTCGCGGCGCTCAGCGTCGAGGAGTTTTTCGCTTGA
- a CDS encoding acyl-CoA synthetase: MLPKIPEWFLAFVGGLRARALVIPCTSTLRPKDILYRARHSGARAIVTTSALVPLVESVRKECDDLRVLVAVGDPVPGWRNWSELLAPCSDRWEAEPTPAAEPAICFYTSGTTKDPKAVLHAHAYTFAHRYTGRYWLDLRGGELHWTTSDTGWAKAAYGVLFGPWNQGACVFQYAGRFEPERELRLLEKHPVEVFCAPPTEYRLLVKENLSRYRFPRLRHCTGAGEPLNPEVIETWREAFGLWIHDGYGQTETILLAANLPGMEIRPGSMGRPFPGHDLRVIDERGNELPPGETGDLALRGRVPGLFLEYWKNPEETRACWRGEWYVTGDRGYRDEDGYLWFVGRADDVIISAGYRIGPFEVESALLEHPAVLESAVVASPHPERGSIVKAFVKLRPGYEPSEALARELQEHVKRVTAPYKYPREVEFVEELPKTVSGKIRRVELRQREIEKKLGR, from the coding sequence ATGCTCCCCAAAATCCCGGAGTGGTTCCTGGCCTTCGTGGGCGGGCTCCGGGCGCGCGCGCTCGTGATTCCCTGCACGTCGACCCTGCGGCCGAAAGACATCCTCTACCGGGCGCGGCACAGCGGTGCTCGGGCCATCGTGACGACCTCCGCTCTCGTCCCCCTCGTCGAAAGCGTCCGGAAGGAGTGCGACGACCTCCGGGTGCTCGTCGCCGTGGGCGATCCCGTTCCGGGCTGGAGAAACTGGAGCGAGCTTCTCGCCCCGTGCTCGGACCGCTGGGAAGCGGAGCCGACACCCGCCGCCGAGCCCGCCATCTGTTTCTACACGTCGGGGACGACGAAAGACCCGAAGGCGGTCCTCCACGCCCATGCCTACACCTTCGCCCACCGGTACACCGGCCGGTACTGGCTCGATCTCCGGGGAGGGGAGCTCCACTGGACGACTTCGGACACGGGCTGGGCCAAGGCCGCCTACGGGGTGCTCTTCGGTCCCTGGAACCAGGGAGCTTGCGTCTTCCAGTACGCGGGGCGCTTCGAGCCGGAGCGCGAGCTCCGGCTCCTGGAAAAGCACCCCGTCGAGGTGTTCTGCGCGCCACCCACCGAGTACCGCCTTCTCGTCAAGGAAAATCTGTCGCGCTACCGTTTCCCGCGGCTCCGCCACTGCACGGGTGCCGGCGAACCCCTGAACCCGGAGGTCATCGAAACGTGGCGAGAAGCCTTCGGCCTCTGGATTCACGACGGCTACGGCCAGACCGAGACGATCCTCCTCGCCGCCAATTTGCCGGGCATGGAGATCCGACCCGGCTCCATGGGTCGTCCCTTCCCGGGGCACGACCTCCGCGTGATCGACGAACGAGGCAACGAGCTTCCGCCGGGAGAAACGGGCGACCTGGCGCTCCGGGGACGCGTGCCGGGCCTTTTTCTCGAGTACTGGAAAAACCCCGAGGAAACCCGGGCGTGCTGGCGCGGCGAGTGGTACGTCACGGGCGACCGCGGCTACCGGGACGAGGACGGCTACCTCTGGTTCGTCGGCCGGGCGGACGACGTCATCATCAGCGCCGGCTACCGCATCGGCCCCTTCGAAGTCGAAAGCGCGCTGCTCGAACATCCGGCCGTCCTCGAATCGGCCGTCGTGGCGAGCCCCCACCCGGAAAGGGGCTCCATCGTGAAGGCCTTCGTGAAGCTCCGGCCCGGCTACGAGCCGTCCGAGGCACTCGCCCGCGAGCTCCAGGAGCACGTCAAACGCGTCACCGCGCCGTACAAGTACCCCCGCGAAGTCGAGTTCGTGGAGGAGCTTCCGAAGACCGTGAGTGGCAAGATCCGGAGGGTCGAGCTCCGGCAGCGCGAGATCGAAAAGAAACTCGGCCGCTAG
- the nagA gene encoding N-acetylglucosamine-6-phosphate deacetylase has protein sequence MTQDVLFRGASVLVGRSRLDRVDVRVADGLVVEVGAELSAHGAREVRAEGKLLAPAFVDLHVHGAHGAMFEEGEETSVRKILAALPRYGVGGVLATIAALPERELLRAVRAVVRASEGADGAAVLGIHLEGPFLNPLRAGAQSLAALRPPNLQEWERILEAASGRVRMVTVAPELEGATELVEAATRAGIVASVGHSDADEGCVERAVAAGARHVTHLYNAMRGFHHRETGPVGVALTDDRVSVELVCDGHHVSRRAVEIAWRCKPEGKLVLVTDAVAALGMPEGEIRLFGVPCRIADGAVRLASTGQLAGSCLSLDRAVRTLRGWFPALPLARVLWAASGAPCEVLGLRERGEISPGRVADLVLLDEKLEVVATMCRGVFRYGNADVADRMRGS, from the coding sequence ATGACGCAGGACGTCCTTTTTCGCGGCGCGAGCGTTCTTGTCGGGCGATCGCGGTTGGATCGCGTGGACGTTCGGGTCGCGGACGGCCTCGTCGTGGAGGTGGGTGCCGAGCTCTCGGCGCACGGAGCCCGGGAGGTGCGCGCCGAAGGAAAGCTGCTTGCTCCGGCCTTCGTCGACCTGCACGTCCACGGCGCGCACGGAGCCATGTTCGAGGAAGGCGAAGAAACGAGCGTCAGGAAAATCCTGGCGGCGCTCCCCCGATACGGGGTCGGTGGGGTTCTCGCGACGATCGCGGCTCTTCCGGAACGGGAGCTTCTGCGCGCGGTGCGGGCGGTCGTGCGGGCTTCGGAGGGGGCCGACGGGGCAGCGGTTCTCGGGATTCACCTCGAAGGCCCGTTTCTGAACCCGCTGCGCGCCGGGGCTCAGAGTCTCGCGGCATTGCGTCCACCGAACCTGCAGGAGTGGGAACGAATTCTCGAAGCGGCTTCGGGTCGAGTTCGGATGGTGACCGTGGCTCCGGAGCTCGAGGGGGCGACGGAGCTCGTCGAAGCCGCCACCCGTGCCGGAATCGTGGCATCGGTAGGACACTCCGATGCGGACGAGGGCTGCGTGGAGAGAGCCGTGGCGGCCGGCGCGCGGCACGTCACCCACCTCTACAACGCCATGCGTGGTTTCCATCATCGCGAGACGGGTCCCGTGGGTGTGGCGTTGACGGACGACCGTGTGTCCGTCGAGCTCGTGTGCGACGGGCACCACGTGTCCAGGAGGGCCGTGGAGATCGCCTGGAGGTGCAAGCCCGAGGGAAAACTCGTCCTCGTGACCGATGCGGTCGCTGCCCTCGGTATGCCCGAGGGCGAGATTCGTCTTTTCGGGGTTCCCTGTCGTATCGCGGACGGTGCCGTGCGTCTGGCCTCGACAGGGCAACTCGCAGGAAGCTGTCTTTCCCTGGACAGGGCCGTGAGAACCCTCCGCGGGTGGTTTCCCGCCCTGCCTCTCGCACGCGTTCTGTGGGCGGCTTCCGGGGCTCCCTGCGAGGTCCTGGGACTCCGGGAGCGGGGAGAAATTTCCCCGGGTCGGGTCGCCGATCTCGTCCTGCTCGACGAAAAGCTCGAGGTCGTGGCAACGATGTGTCGCGGTGTGTTCCGGTACGGGAACGCCGACGTGGCGGACCGCATGCGAGGTTCCTGA
- a CDS encoding hypothetical protein (possible pseudo, frameshifted) has translation MPVDETGGPEFWEEISLEAALANLERTGERWDTVVVDEAQDLGANEWSLVETCLAPDARLWIFQDDRQVFWPERKIPESLRQGLVRYELPRAYRNPPGILALVRAYAGEGVDEGTLQRAFEEREVGLVPCHAETLRSGVDKEVRKLLADGFRPEEIAVVSLRGMKLPENIMHEKSLGGCPTARATDPDCQEKLVCDTFLRFKGLERPAVIVTDLDTSVSRYATRAYIACSRALSVLRIVGVRDEMAKDSVLRRFLPP, from the coding sequence TTGCCCGTCGACGAAACCGGAGGACCCGAGTTCTGGGAAGAGATTTCGCTCGAGGCGGCACTGGCGAACCTCGAAAGGACCGGCGAGCGATGGGACACGGTCGTCGTGGACGAAGCGCAGGACCTCGGCGCGAACGAATGGAGTCTCGTGGAGACGTGTCTCGCCCCGGATGCCCGCCTCTGGATCTTCCAGGACGACCGTCAGGTTTTCTGGCCCGAAAGAAAGATTCCGGAAAGCCTCCGGCAGGGACTCGTGCGCTACGAACTTCCCCGCGCGTACCGGAACCCGCCGGGAATCCTCGCGCTGGTTCGGGCATACGCGGGAGAAGGGGTCGACGAGGGCACGTTGCAACGAGCCTTCGAAGAGCGAGAGGTCGGCCTCGTGCCGTGCCACGCCGAGACGCTTCGCAGTGGAGTGGACAAGGAAGTGCGGAAACTCCTCGCCGACGGATTCCGGCCGGAGGAAATCGCCGTGGTCTCGCTCCGGGGAATGAAGCTTCCGGAGAACATCATGCACGAGAAAAGCCTCGGCGGCTGCCCGACCGCGCGAGCCACGGACCCGGATTGCCAGGAGAAACTCGTCTGTGACACGTTCCTTCGGTTCAAAGGGCTCGAACGTCCCGCCGTGATCGTCACCGACCTCGACACGAGCGTATCCCGCTACGCGACCCGGGCGTACATCGCCTGCTCGCGGGCCCTCTCCGTCCTGCGCATCGTCGGGGTGCGCGACGAAATGGCCAAGGACTCCGTCCTCCGGCGGTTTCTCCCACCCTGA
- a CDS encoding preprotein translocase subunit Tim44, with product MPLGDFLVAYLRKIGVEILFGIPGDLVLKLFQRFGKKRGLRIVTFSHEPGVGFAADGYARATGRIGVVCVTYGAGGHNMVNPVAGSFSERVPILVISGGPGEEERKLGTLIHHQAKEIESQFHIYREVTCAAKILDDPLRAAREIDEVVRTMWLEQRPGYLEIHRDMVDCPIPVPKDILEWDGTLHYARSDERKLREAVLETRDRWNASRKPVTIVGIETYRYRLAREIVELAEKMGAPVMTTVLAKGAFPMDHPLHMGVHIGPLSPDPIRKRVDAADLVLNLGTLLTDMNLGSRPPQINRARSIWAVDNRVNISFHTYTDVTLRQYVRELLKVRLRKHDEKVRYADNLAPQPSGTRRRIRVADVLVELNRFLRGKKGYTVVAESGDMLFAGLDVRVEGSGGYLAQGYYASMGFGVPGAIGAQIGTGKRPIVLCGDGAFQMTGQELPQAKRHGANPIVLLMNNGGWGIFRPVAEREDLLRIPDWPYAELARAWGGWGRKVGTVGELREALEEAAEQKEFALVEILVAPDDLSPVTRKYIAASARKARPALRAVA from the coding sequence ATGCCGCTCGGCGACTTCCTCGTCGCCTATCTGCGGAAAATCGGCGTCGAGATCCTGTTCGGGATCCCGGGCGACCTCGTCCTCAAGCTCTTCCAGCGTTTCGGAAAAAAGCGAGGGCTCCGCATCGTGACGTTCTCCCACGAGCCGGGGGTGGGCTTCGCGGCCGACGGCTACGCCCGGGCGACGGGACGCATCGGCGTCGTGTGCGTCACCTACGGGGCGGGCGGTCACAACATGGTGAACCCCGTCGCCGGTTCGTTCTCCGAGCGCGTTCCGATCCTGGTGATCAGCGGAGGTCCCGGCGAAGAAGAACGCAAGCTCGGCACCCTGATCCACCACCAGGCCAAGGAAATCGAATCCCAGTTCCACATCTATCGCGAGGTCACCTGCGCGGCGAAGATCCTCGACGACCCCCTGCGCGCCGCCCGCGAGATCGACGAGGTCGTTCGCACCATGTGGCTCGAGCAAAGGCCGGGCTACCTCGAGATCCACCGCGACATGGTGGACTGCCCCATCCCGGTGCCGAAAGACATCCTCGAGTGGGACGGCACGCTCCACTACGCCCGGTCGGACGAACGCAAGCTGCGGGAAGCCGTCCTGGAAACCCGAGACCGCTGGAACGCGAGCCGGAAACCCGTGACGATCGTCGGGATCGAAACCTACCGGTATCGGCTCGCCCGGGAAATCGTGGAGCTCGCCGAGAAAATGGGGGCACCGGTGATGACCACCGTGCTCGCCAAAGGCGCCTTCCCGATGGACCATCCGCTGCACATGGGGGTGCACATCGGCCCCCTGAGCCCGGACCCGATCCGGAAAAGGGTGGACGCGGCGGACCTCGTCTTGAACCTGGGTACGCTGCTCACGGACATGAACCTCGGAAGCCGGCCGCCGCAAATCAACCGGGCACGCTCGATCTGGGCCGTCGACAACCGGGTCAACATCAGCTTCCATACCTACACCGACGTCACGCTCCGGCAGTACGTGCGCGAGCTCCTGAAAGTGCGGCTCCGGAAGCACGACGAAAAAGTCCGCTACGCCGACAACCTGGCTCCGCAGCCTTCCGGGACACGGCGGCGGATCCGTGTGGCGGACGTGCTCGTCGAGCTCAATCGCTTCCTGCGGGGCAAAAAGGGCTACACGGTCGTCGCGGAGTCGGGCGACATGCTGTTCGCCGGCCTCGACGTCCGCGTCGAGGGAAGCGGTGGATACCTGGCACAGGGCTATTACGCGTCGATGGGCTTCGGCGTGCCGGGTGCCATCGGAGCGCAGATCGGCACGGGAAAGCGCCCGATCGTGCTCTGCGGCGACGGCGCTTTCCAGATGACGGGGCAGGAGCTTCCGCAGGCGAAACGCCACGGGGCGAACCCGATCGTGCTGCTCATGAACAACGGGGGCTGGGGCATCTTCCGGCCGGTGGCGGAGCGGGAAGACCTCCTGCGGATTCCCGACTGGCCCTACGCCGAGCTCGCCCGCGCCTGGGGTGGCTGGGGGCGGAAGGTCGGGACGGTGGGCGAGTTGCGCGAAGCACTCGAAGAAGCGGCCGAGCAAAAAGAGTTCGCCCTCGTGGAAATCCTGGTGGCACCGGACGACCTGTCCCCGGTCACTCGGAAGTACATCGCGGCGTCCGCCCGCAAGGCGCGCCCGGCGCTCCGGGCCGTCGCGTGA
- a CDS encoding antitoxin VapB33: MRTTLTLDEDVAAKLREVVRRTGVSFKEAVNSALRRGLASPHGSRARRKRYRVRVFTSPFRPGVDPLRLNQLSDDLELEETLAARRRHGRA, from the coding sequence GTGAGAACGACGCTGACGCTCGACGAGGACGTCGCGGCCAAGCTCCGGGAGGTCGTCCGACGCACGGGCGTGTCCTTCAAAGAAGCCGTCAACTCGGCCTTGCGCCGGGGGCTCGCCTCTCCGCATGGCTCGCGAGCACGCCGAAAGCGCTACCGAGTTCGAGTCTTCACGAGCCCCTTTCGCCCCGGTGTCGACCCCCTCCGTCTGAACCAGCTCTCCGACGATCTCGAGCTCGAAGAAACGCTCGCCGCCCGACGCCGGCATGGTCGTGCCTGA